One genomic region from Leifsonia poae encodes:
- a CDS encoding phosphoketolase family protein, with the protein MPNTLSPEALDRLDAWWRAANYLSVGQIYLLGNPLLRVPLTREHIKPRLLGHWGTTPGLNFVYAHLNRAIQERDLNTIFVAGPGHGGPGVVASSYLDGTYSEIYSAIDRSEDGLRRLFRQFSFPGGIPSHAAPETPGSIHEGGELGYALSHAYGAAFDNPDLLVAAVVGDGEAETGPLATAWHSNKFLNPVTDGVVLPILHLNGYKIANPTVLARIPESELFDLMRGYGHTPYLVSGGFDGEDPRAVHERMAETLDTILDQIDGIKRAAAAGELEGRPAWPMLILRTPKGWTGPKEVDGHPTENNWRSHQVPLSDARDTEAHTAVLADWLASYRPEELFDESGAPIALITALAPLGERRMSANPVANGGLLRRDLRLPDFREYAVEVPAPGATVAEATRVLGGWLRDVMVANPTDFRLFGPDETASNRLQDVFEVTDKQWNAEFWPIDDDNHLATSGRVMEMLSEHQCQGWLEGYLLTGRHGLLTSYEAFIHIVDSMFNQHAKWLKTSRRIPWRRPVASLNYLLSSHVWRQDHNGASHQDPGFIDHVVNKKADVVRVYLPFDANTLLSTYDHCLRSVDYVNVVVAGKQPAPNWLTMPEAIEHCTRGIGIFGWAGTEVVGEEPDVVLGCAGDVPTLEVLAAASILRNRIPSLKVRVVNVVDLMRLQSEGEHPHGLNDREYDALFTTDKPVIFAYHGYPWLIHRLTYRRVGHDNLHVRGYKEEGTTTTPFDMVMLNDLDRYHLVMDVLDRVPGLAAKQGAFRQEMQDARLRAREYTREHGEDIPEVAEWAWSGSPGAIRLDSTGGDNE; encoded by the coding sequence ATGCCGAACACTTTGTCTCCGGAGGCACTCGACCGTCTCGACGCCTGGTGGCGAGCCGCGAACTATCTCTCGGTCGGTCAGATCTACCTGCTCGGCAATCCGTTGCTGCGCGTTCCGCTCACCCGGGAGCACATCAAGCCTCGGTTGCTCGGCCACTGGGGAACGACGCCGGGCCTCAATTTCGTCTATGCCCACCTCAACCGGGCGATCCAGGAGCGGGACCTGAACACGATCTTCGTGGCCGGTCCGGGCCACGGCGGTCCCGGCGTGGTGGCAAGCTCCTACCTCGACGGAACGTACAGCGAGATCTACAGCGCGATCGATCGCAGCGAGGACGGACTCCGGAGGCTTTTCCGACAGTTCTCATTCCCCGGCGGCATCCCGAGCCACGCCGCGCCGGAGACGCCCGGGTCGATCCATGAAGGCGGCGAGCTGGGCTACGCGCTCTCCCACGCGTACGGCGCCGCATTCGACAATCCGGATCTGCTCGTCGCCGCCGTCGTGGGCGATGGCGAGGCCGAGACCGGTCCGCTCGCGACGGCCTGGCATTCGAACAAGTTCCTGAACCCGGTCACCGACGGCGTCGTGCTGCCGATCCTGCACCTGAACGGGTACAAGATCGCGAACCCCACGGTGTTGGCGCGCATCCCCGAGAGTGAGTTGTTCGACCTCATGCGCGGCTACGGCCACACGCCGTACCTCGTCTCGGGCGGTTTCGACGGTGAGGATCCGCGGGCGGTGCACGAGCGGATGGCCGAGACGCTCGACACGATCCTCGATCAGATCGACGGCATCAAGCGGGCTGCCGCGGCGGGCGAACTCGAGGGGCGACCGGCCTGGCCGATGCTGATCCTGCGCACACCGAAAGGGTGGACCGGTCCGAAGGAGGTGGACGGGCATCCCACCGAGAACAATTGGCGGTCGCATCAGGTTCCCCTCTCCGATGCCCGCGACACCGAAGCCCACACCGCCGTGCTCGCGGACTGGCTCGCGTCCTATCGGCCCGAGGAACTCTTCGACGAGTCCGGCGCTCCCATTGCGCTCATCACCGCACTCGCCCCGCTCGGTGAGCGTCGGATGAGCGCCAACCCGGTCGCCAACGGAGGGCTGCTGAGGCGAGACCTGCGGCTGCCCGACTTCCGTGAGTACGCCGTCGAGGTTCCCGCCCCGGGGGCAACCGTCGCGGAGGCGACGCGCGTGCTCGGCGGATGGCTGCGGGATGTCATGGTCGCCAACCCCACCGACTTCCGCCTGTTCGGCCCCGACGAGACGGCGTCGAACCGGCTGCAGGATGTGTTCGAGGTCACCGACAAGCAGTGGAACGCCGAGTTCTGGCCGATCGACGACGACAACCACTTGGCCACCAGCGGCCGGGTGATGGAGATGTTGAGCGAGCACCAATGCCAGGGATGGCTCGAAGGGTATCTGCTGACCGGGCGGCACGGGCTGCTCACCTCCTACGAGGCATTCATCCACATCGTGGACTCGATGTTCAACCAGCATGCGAAGTGGCTGAAGACGTCGCGCCGCATCCCTTGGCGCCGACCGGTGGCGTCGCTCAACTACCTGCTCAGCTCGCATGTGTGGCGGCAGGACCACAACGGCGCCTCCCATCAAGACCCGGGCTTCATCGACCATGTGGTGAACAAGAAGGCCGATGTCGTGCGGGTCTACCTGCCGTTCGACGCCAACACGCTGCTCTCCACCTATGATCATTGCCTGCGCTCGGTCGACTATGTGAACGTGGTCGTGGCGGGCAAGCAGCCGGCGCCCAATTGGCTGACCATGCCCGAAGCGATCGAGCATTGCACGCGAGGCATCGGCATCTTCGGCTGGGCGGGCACCGAGGTGGTAGGCGAAGAGCCGGATGTGGTGCTGGGGTGCGCGGGTGATGTCCCGACCCTCGAGGTGCTCGCCGCCGCGTCGATTCTGCGGAACCGCATCCCATCGTTGAAGGTGCGCGTGGTGAACGTCGTCGATCTGATGCGACTGCAGAGCGAGGGCGAGCATCCGCACGGTCTGAACGACCGTGAGTACGATGCTCTGTTCACCACGGACAAGCCGGTGATCTTCGCCTATCACGGCTATCCGTGGCTCATCCACCGCCTCACCTACCGTCGCGTCGGGCACGACAATCTGCATGTGCGCGGATACAAGGAGGAGGGCACGACCACCACGCCTTTCGACATGGTGATGCTCAATGATCTCGACCGGTACCACCTGGTGATGGATGTGCTCGATCGCGTGCCCGGGCTGGCGGCGAAGCAGGGTGCCTTCCGTCAGGAGATGCAGGATGCGCGTCTGCGGGCGCGCGAGTACACCCGCGAACACGGGGAGGACATCCCCGAGGTGGCGGAGTGGGCGTGGAGCGGTTCCCCGGGTGCGATCCGGCTGGACTCGACGGGTGGCGACAACGAGTGA
- a CDS encoding GNAT family N-acetyltransferase, which translates to MSAQTITVEAVRPDLWPRVQQVFGEKGDPAGCWCQWFKLTGARFRELTVDERSQSLRQRIGQDPAPGVLAWLDGEPAGWAAVEPFSRYPGLARSPITKRTADDPADPWAVTCFVVRADARRRGVAGALLAGAVDFAVQHGATVIEGYPVDTAVRPSLTAAERYHGTVSLFEDAGFRIVRRPSTIRAIMRLERAEGARRLEG; encoded by the coding sequence ATGTCTGCGCAGACGATCACGGTCGAGGCCGTCCGCCCCGACCTCTGGCCCCGAGTGCAGCAGGTCTTCGGCGAGAAGGGCGACCCCGCCGGATGCTGGTGCCAATGGTTCAAACTGACCGGCGCCCGGTTCCGAGAACTGACGGTCGACGAACGATCGCAATCGCTCCGCCAGAGAATCGGGCAGGATCCGGCCCCCGGCGTCCTCGCGTGGCTCGACGGCGAGCCCGCCGGGTGGGCGGCGGTCGAGCCGTTCTCCCGTTACCCGGGGCTCGCCCGCTCCCCCATCACGAAGCGCACCGCCGACGACCCGGCTGACCCCTGGGCCGTCACCTGCTTCGTGGTCCGCGCCGATGCCCGCCGCCGCGGTGTCGCCGGCGCCCTCCTCGCCGGTGCCGTGGATTTCGCCGTCCAGCACGGAGCGACGGTGATCGAGGGCTACCCCGTCGACACGGCGGTGCGGCCGTCCCTGACGGCCGCGGAGCGCTACCACGGCACCGTCAGCCTGTTCGAGGACGCCGGGTTCCGCATTGTGAGACGCCCCTCGACGATCCGGGCGATCATGCGCCTGGAGCGTGCCGAAGGAGCCCGTAGGCTCGAGGGGTGA
- a CDS encoding EamA family transporter, with amino-acid sequence MATAILVPIALVVVDYSRIDWGVIGLLVAAGLLSSAIPYSLDTFILRRITPRLYAIITSFGPVVATLFGVLVLHEHFTPLQLAGILIVCAAAGVTIVTQRDHPRSELESTAETIP; translated from the coding sequence GTGGCCACGGCAATCCTTGTGCCGATCGCGCTCGTCGTCGTCGACTACAGCCGGATCGACTGGGGTGTGATCGGTCTGCTCGTCGCGGCCGGTCTGCTCTCCTCCGCCATTCCCTACAGCCTCGACACCTTCATCCTGCGCCGCATCACGCCCCGGCTGTACGCGATCATCACGAGCTTCGGGCCTGTCGTCGCCACGCTCTTCGGGGTGCTCGTGCTGCACGAGCATTTCACTCCGCTGCAATTGGCGGGGATCCTCATCGTCTGCGCGGCCGCCGGTGTCACGATCGTGACGCAGCGCGACCATCCCCGCTCCGAATTGGAGAGCACGGCCGAAACCATCCCCTGA
- a CDS encoding EamA family transporter: MTSTPEHPARRSAIGAGTQIATEVSINFGSSLAGLLIPIVGSVVVVAVRQIITAVVVLPFYRPRRAELTWRRLWPALALGVVLATMNLSFYEAVGRLGLGIAATIEFLGPFALALAGSRRLLDVLCAVVVAAGVVLLTGTVGAINGWGVVLALTAAASWAAYILLTGAWHFDFPASKG, from the coding sequence GTGACCTCGACCCCCGAACACCCTGCGCGGCGTTCGGCGATCGGCGCGGGCACTCAGATCGCCACCGAGGTGAGCATCAACTTCGGCTCCTCCCTCGCCGGACTGCTCATCCCGATCGTCGGCTCCGTCGTCGTCGTGGCGGTGCGGCAGATCATCACCGCCGTCGTGGTGCTGCCGTTCTATCGACCCCGTCGCGCCGAACTCACCTGGCGGCGTCTGTGGCCGGCCCTCGCGCTCGGTGTGGTCCTGGCCACGATGAACCTCAGCTTCTATGAGGCCGTCGGCCGGCTCGGGCTCGGGATCGCGGCCACCATCGAGTTCCTGGGGCCGTTCGCGCTGGCGTTGGCAGGATCCCGCCGACTGCTCGATGTGCTCTGCGCGGTGGTCGTCGCCGCCGGCGTCGTGCTGCTCACGGGAACGGTGGGCGCGATCAACGGCTGGGGTGTAGTGCTGGCGCTCACAGCAGCAGCCTCCTGGGCGGCTTACATCCTGCTGACCGGCGCGTGGCACTTCGACTTCCCGGCCTCGAAGGGTTGA